A genome region from Macrotis lagotis isolate mMagLag1 chromosome 4, bilby.v1.9.chrom.fasta, whole genome shotgun sequence includes the following:
- the PEX11A gene encoding peroxisomal membrane protein 11A isoform X2 has translation MDAFTRFTNQTQGRDRLFRAIQYTCMLLRYLLEPKADREKVVMKLKKLESSVSTGRKWFRLGNVVHAIQATQQSIHVSDLVPRICLTIANLNRVIYFVCDTVLWVRSVGLVSHINKEKWRKWAARYYYYSLLLHIIRDVYEVSLQMEQAAQEKAKKEKLMSQNDLGPCIADEETEWLQSFFLLLFRSLRKHPPLFLDTVKNVCDILNPLDQLDIYKSNSGIIGLGGLLSSIVGIITVAYPQMRLKTC, from the exons ATGGACGCCTTCACTCGCTTCACCAACCAGACTCAGGGCAGGGACCGGCTCTTCAG AGCCATTCAATACACATGCATGTTGCTTAGATATTTATTAGAGCCTAAGGCTGATAGAGAGAAGGTGGTAATGAAGCTCAAGAAACTGGAATCCAGTGTGAGCACTGGCCGTAAAT GGTTCAGATTAGGTAACGTGGTACATGCTATCCAGGCAACTCAGCAGAGCATCCATGTATCTGATCTCGTGCCCCGAATCTGCCTAACAATAGCCAACCTGAACCGGGTGATTTACTTTGTCTGTGACACGGTCCTTTGGGTGAGGAGTGTAGGACTCGTCTCTCACATCAACAAGGAAAAATGGCGAAAGTGGGCTGCACGTTATTACTACTATTCTCTCCTGCTACACATCATCAGAGATGTTTATGAGGTCTCCCTCCAAATGGAACAAGCTGCacaggaaaaggcaaaaaaagagaaattaatgtcCCAGAATGACCTAGGACCTTGTATAGCTGATGAAGAAACAGAGTGGCTCCagtcctttttcctcctcttgtTTCGATCTCTGAGGAAGCATCCCCCCTTGTTCCTGGACACAGTGAAAAATGTCTGTGATATCCTGAATCCTTTGGACCAGCTTGATATTTATAAATCTAATTCTGGAATCATTGGACTGGGTGGCCTCCTGTCCTCCATAGTAGGCATTATAACAGTGGCTTATCCACAGATGAGGCTCAAAACTTGCTGA
- the PEX11A gene encoding peroxisomal membrane protein 11A isoform X1 — protein MRFRLGNVVHAIQATQQSIHVSDLVPRICLTIANLNRVIYFVCDTVLWVRSVGLVSHINKEKWRKWAARYYYYSLLLHIIRDVYEVSLQMEQAAQEKAKKEKLMSQNDLGPCIADEETEWLQSFFLLLFRSLRKHPPLFLDTVKNVCDILNPLDQLDIYKSNSGIIGLGGLLSSIVGIITVAYPQMRLKTC, from the exons ATGA GGTTCAGATTAGGTAACGTGGTACATGCTATCCAGGCAACTCAGCAGAGCATCCATGTATCTGATCTCGTGCCCCGAATCTGCCTAACAATAGCCAACCTGAACCGGGTGATTTACTTTGTCTGTGACACGGTCCTTTGGGTGAGGAGTGTAGGACTCGTCTCTCACATCAACAAGGAAAAATGGCGAAAGTGGGCTGCACGTTATTACTACTATTCTCTCCTGCTACACATCATCAGAGATGTTTATGAGGTCTCCCTCCAAATGGAACAAGCTGCacaggaaaaggcaaaaaaagagaaattaatgtcCCAGAATGACCTAGGACCTTGTATAGCTGATGAAGAAACAGAGTGGCTCCagtcctttttcctcctcttgtTTCGATCTCTGAGGAAGCATCCCCCCTTGTTCCTGGACACAGTGAAAAATGTCTGTGATATCCTGAATCCTTTGGACCAGCTTGATATTTATAAATCTAATTCTGGAATCATTGGACTGGGTGGCCTCCTGTCCTCCATAGTAGGCATTATAACAGTGGCTTATCCACAGATGAGGCTCAAAACTTGCTGA
- the PLIN1 gene encoding perilipin-1 isoform X1 yields the protein MADNKNPNMMDANYPEQENVIQRVFQLPVVSGTCECFQKTYTSTKEAHPLVASVCNAYEKGVQGASNLAAWSMEPVVRRLSTQFTAANELACRGLDHLEEKIPALQYPPEKIASELKDTISTRIRSARNSLSIPIASTSDKVLGAALAGCELAWGMARDTADYASSTRVGQLAAGGADLALSNVEKVVNYLMPAPKENPAPVLAHPSPHQVQQKLPQQKPSLLQRIGTLTNTVSQHTFQATVQTLRWGHSIAKWIPGVAPLSTMAQWGVSAALQVVSRPGSTSRGTWQYNQTEEEEDEEEESEEEEEEEEEPEVRKEENKLNEAMPRNQSLLGSVVQTLQSAYLTTVTTVKWAPFAIWNNTAGRLFHHTSGQETFAKSRAMSLSDALKGVTDNVVDTVVHYVPLPRLSLMEPESEFQDIDNPPSETERSEGTNSPTHEFPSKLQHRGSLRSTRNSNALSFLGLEDKLFTQQKGLDQRSNLHRGPTFEPETPATGRSMFSSYHREKPTRRVSDSFFRPSVMEPIYNRIHYSQLYKKN from the exons ATGGCAGACAACAAGAACCCGAACATGATGGATGCAAACTACCCA gaGCAGGAAAATGTAATCCAGAGAGTCTTTCAGTTGCCTGTGGTAAGTGGCACCTGTGAGTGTTTCCAAAAGACTTATACCAGCACCAAGGAAGCCCATCCTCTTGTGGCATCTGTATGTAACGCCTATGAGAAAGGCGTACAAGGAGCCAGCAATCTGGCTGCATGGAGCATGGAACCTGTGGTCCGACGGCTGTCAACACAAT TCACAGCTGCCAATGAGCTAGCCTGCCGTGGATTAGACCACCTGGAAGAAAAAATTCCTGCTCTCCAATACCCTCCAGAAAAG ATTGCCTCTGAACTAAAAGACACCATCTCCACTAGGATTCGAAGTGCCAGAAACAGCCTCAGTATTCCCATTGCCAGCACTTCAGATAAAGTCCTGGGGGCAGCTTTGGCTGGCTGTGAGCTTGCGTGGGGCATGGCACGGGACACAGCTGACTATGCCTCCAGCACCCGAGTGGGTCAGCTGGCAGCTGGAGGAGCAGATTTGGCCTTAAGCAATGTTGAAAAAGTGGTGAACTATTTGATGCCAGCACCCAAGGAGAATCCAG CTCCAGTCCTAGCTCACCCTAGTCCTCACCAAGTCCAGCAGAAGTTGCCACAACAAAAGCCCAGTTTGcttcaaagaattggaactttAACCAACACTGTCTCCCAGCACACCTTTCAGGCAACTGTCCAGACTCTCCGCTGGGGCCATTCAATAGCCAAGTGGATCCCAGGTGTGGCTCCATTG AGCACTATGGCCCAGTGGGGTGTGTCAGCTGCCCTGCAGGTGGTGTCAAGACCTGGGTCCACATCAAGGGGAACATGGCAGTACAATCAGactgaggaagaggaagatgaagaggaggagtcagaggaagaagaggaggaggaagaagaacctgaagtgaggaaggaagagaataaacTAAATGAG GCCATGCCTAGGAACCAGAGCCTCCTAGGTAGTGTGGTTCAAACTTTGCAGTCTGCCTACCTGACCACTGTCACCACTGTAAAGTGGGCACCCTTTGCCATCTGGAACAATACTGCCGGAAGACTGTTTCACCACACTTCTGGTCAGGAGACCTTTGCTAAAAGCAGGGCAATGTCCTTATCAGATGCCCTGAAAGGTGTTACAGATAATGTGGTGGACACAGTGGTGCACTATGTACCG CTCCCCAGGTTATCTCTGATGGAGCCAGAGAGTGAGTTTCAAGACATAGATAACCCTCCATCTGAGACTGAACGAAGTGAAGGCACCAATTCACCCACCCATGAGTTCCCAAGTAAACTACAGCACCGGGGAAGCCTGAGGAGTACCCGGAACTCTAACGCTCTCTCCTTCCTGGGCCTGGAAGATAAACTCTTTACACAGCAGAAAGGGTTGGACCAGCGTAGCAACCTTCATCGTGGCCCTACCTTTGAGCCTGAGACACCTGCTACCGGCCGCTCCATGTTTTCTTCCTACCACCGGGAGAAACCTACACGCCGTGTCAGTGACAGCTTCTTCAGACCCAGTGTCATGGAGCCCATATACAACCGGATCCACTACAGTCAGCTTTACAAGAAGAATTGA
- the PLIN1 gene encoding perilipin-1 isoform X2, with protein sequence MADNKNPNMMDANYPEQENVIQRVFQLPVVSGTCECFQKTYTSTKEAHPLVASVCNAYEKGVQGASNLAAWSMEPVVRRLSTQFTAANELACRGLDHLEEKIPALQYPPEKIASELKDTISTRIRSARNSLSIPIASTSDKVLGAALAGCELAWGMARDTADYASSTRVGQLAAGGADLALSNVEKVVNYLMPAPKENPAPVLAHPSPHQVQQKLPQQKPSLLQRIGTLTNTVSQHTFQATVQTLRWGHSIAKWIPGVAPLSTMAQWGVSAALQVVSRPGSTSRGTWQYNQTEEEEDEEEESEEEEEEEEEPEVRKEENKLNELPRLSLMEPESEFQDIDNPPSETERSEGTNSPTHEFPSKLQHRGSLRSTRNSNALSFLGLEDKLFTQQKGLDQRSNLHRGPTFEPETPATGRSMFSSYHREKPTRRVSDSFFRPSVMEPIYNRIHYSQLYKKN encoded by the exons ATGGCAGACAACAAGAACCCGAACATGATGGATGCAAACTACCCA gaGCAGGAAAATGTAATCCAGAGAGTCTTTCAGTTGCCTGTGGTAAGTGGCACCTGTGAGTGTTTCCAAAAGACTTATACCAGCACCAAGGAAGCCCATCCTCTTGTGGCATCTGTATGTAACGCCTATGAGAAAGGCGTACAAGGAGCCAGCAATCTGGCTGCATGGAGCATGGAACCTGTGGTCCGACGGCTGTCAACACAAT TCACAGCTGCCAATGAGCTAGCCTGCCGTGGATTAGACCACCTGGAAGAAAAAATTCCTGCTCTCCAATACCCTCCAGAAAAG ATTGCCTCTGAACTAAAAGACACCATCTCCACTAGGATTCGAAGTGCCAGAAACAGCCTCAGTATTCCCATTGCCAGCACTTCAGATAAAGTCCTGGGGGCAGCTTTGGCTGGCTGTGAGCTTGCGTGGGGCATGGCACGGGACACAGCTGACTATGCCTCCAGCACCCGAGTGGGTCAGCTGGCAGCTGGAGGAGCAGATTTGGCCTTAAGCAATGTTGAAAAAGTGGTGAACTATTTGATGCCAGCACCCAAGGAGAATCCAG CTCCAGTCCTAGCTCACCCTAGTCCTCACCAAGTCCAGCAGAAGTTGCCACAACAAAAGCCCAGTTTGcttcaaagaattggaactttAACCAACACTGTCTCCCAGCACACCTTTCAGGCAACTGTCCAGACTCTCCGCTGGGGCCATTCAATAGCCAAGTGGATCCCAGGTGTGGCTCCATTG AGCACTATGGCCCAGTGGGGTGTGTCAGCTGCCCTGCAGGTGGTGTCAAGACCTGGGTCCACATCAAGGGGAACATGGCAGTACAATCAGactgaggaagaggaagatgaagaggaggagtcagaggaagaagaggaggaggaagaagaacctgaagtgaggaaggaagagaataaacTAAATGAG CTCCCCAGGTTATCTCTGATGGAGCCAGAGAGTGAGTTTCAAGACATAGATAACCCTCCATCTGAGACTGAACGAAGTGAAGGCACCAATTCACCCACCCATGAGTTCCCAAGTAAACTACAGCACCGGGGAAGCCTGAGGAGTACCCGGAACTCTAACGCTCTCTCCTTCCTGGGCCTGGAAGATAAACTCTTTACACAGCAGAAAGGGTTGGACCAGCGTAGCAACCTTCATCGTGGCCCTACCTTTGAGCCTGAGACACCTGCTACCGGCCGCTCCATGTTTTCTTCCTACCACCGGGAGAAACCTACACGCCGTGTCAGTGACAGCTTCTTCAGACCCAGTGTCATGGAGCCCATATACAACCGGATCCACTACAGTCAGCTTTACAAGAAGAATTGA